One Melopsittacus undulatus isolate bMelUnd1 chromosome W unlocalized genomic scaffold, bMelUnd1.mat.Z SUPER_W_unloc_3, whole genome shotgun sequence genomic window carries:
- the LOC117438255 gene encoding uncharacterized protein translates to MIDQMHAEAEIAAASKGALSESTKNSDLGETDLIEWGPLPDPVPPRTSPEKTKIAAPVHKKGEFDDLIIPWDPSDELPTQPSAPPEPEPMEVLPENVPLPSDELQKESPYAELVKELRQQRHQMARLMIAVKNLDKDGDTGKKKEMYKKAMEAIKEGIKNIERQLDQKEKLDAGGREGIKRAIRQGELTIKEGHEKIKRLYGAGEGLTEKEKRDLQDDLDEGMLEDERAKRYIPKRVNEYIPTDHSFDMGRRWKGVITQANLNGEVTLELLISAPVRVTQNGAEWTPLDWNLVSKLQQSVMAYGATNSAVRRQMTAFMKYQELVPADIRLLMETLLGATAFTMFLVKWQERLELKQLEFKAEDSNLLEIKTGDSNLLEFKAEDANLLQTATETEVNEVLRSTSPEKNEALEAQQQMSLFQNRIREQNAHLEMLREKAHDLEVQLESSQKNAKDKENTFAQMEENMEDTIQQLCESTEEKEQDVKSLQDLVASERLSVLQCALSVRDSEIRELKNEIALCKMKEQQHVEELTISHEKDICRQLENLRAELEKCHRREIAEARQVYEEEMVLKYKNELEELKRELCALNSEEHVQTLNGIIIDLNKSLHESEVNKESLRKRLENQQEDFEREKSEIETKYKGLIDGLKLQLSDAEEQLKEAEQYKQVKQSSRGKIQKLNYLVKELNEKQLYEAKATTDVRQKPDEDNVSNKKVMTLRENQILPEMRAEFDAMWNEPHQLTGEDELVHEELEFQYGFGVGSSRDPLAEIKNSEVTENNENGEGDDSLKVIETKIEQQQVYRYDPEYPVMVLVYGSQQYRSAIIAQQIEKHLAILEWVFPSYQPSASVTTLQDYIGSLLLKAKERVRLVFGVDPSVFVLPWKTTDLIQEWSLCSMTFALAVNGVQLSTHYPSHPLFQTTSIIMRGPIVKQKPISNALTVFTDASGRTGKYGFAWQDNQNWKLKIWTDTGQSVQILELQAIVETLNWFSSQALNIVSDSAYAVSVVNRIDCAKIGKIGTLEIEELVIRLKGIIQERKEPIWCCHMRSHTNLPGIFSQGNAVRNERTADGVLINYLWNLARELLEEKRNEDIRSGSTCGSDGTGKYDVA, encoded by the exons ATGATTGATCAAATGCATGCAGAGGCGGAAATCGCAGCTGCGTCGAAGGGTGCCTTGAGTGAGAGTACGAAAAACTCGGACTTGGGGGAAACGGATTTAATCGAGTGGGGCCCCCTCCCTGATCCAGTGCCCCCCCGTACCTcccctgaaaaaacaaaaattgctgcACCAGTGCATAAGAAGGGGGAGTTTGATGACTTAATTATCCCCTGGGACCCCTCAGATGAGTTGCCCACGCAACCATCTGCACCCCCTGAGCCAGAACCTATGGAGGTACTGCCCGAAAATGTACCCTTGCCGTCTGACGAACTACAAAAAGAATCGCCTTATGCTGAACTTGTGAAAGAACTAAGGCAACAGCGCCACCAAATGGCAAGGTTAATGATAGCTGTGAAAAATTTAGACAAGGATGGTGATAcgggtaaaaagaaagaaatgtataaaaaagccATGGAGGCAATTAAAGAAGGAATCAAGAATATTGAAAGACAGTTGgaccaaaaggagaaattagacGCCGGGGGACGAGAAGGCATCAAGAGGGCAATTAGACAGGGAGAGCTAACGATTAAAGAaggtcatgaaaaaataaaacgcttgtatggagcaggggaaggattaacagaaaaagaaaaaagagacttacaGGATGATTTAGATGAAGGAATGTTAGAGGATGAGAGGGCAAAGAGGTATATCCCTAAAAGAGTAAACGAATATATCCCTACAGATCATTCTTTTGACATGGGGCGGAGATGGAAAGGAGTTATCACACAAGCTAATTTGAATGGGGAGGTTACTTTAGAACTATTAATATCTGCTCCAGTACGGGTTACAcagaatggagcagaatggACACCTTTAGACTGGAATTTGGTCTCAAAATTACAACAAAGTGTTATGGCCTACGGAGCCACTAATTCGGCTGTACGAAGACAGATGACAGCCTTTATGAAATACCAGGAGCTTGTTCCTGCCGATATTAGATTGCTTATGGAAACTCTCCTAGGGGCTACGGCTTTTACAATGTTTCTGGTAAAGTGGCAGGAACGCTTAGAGCTAAAACAACTAGAGTTTAAGGCTGAAGACTCCAACCTGCTCGAGATTAAG ACTGGAGACTCCAACCTACTAGAATTTAAGGCTGAAGATGCCAACCTACTACAGACAGCAACAGAGACAGAGGTTAATGAGGTGCTGAGGAGTACAAGCcctgagaaaaatgaagcattagaAGCCCAGCAACAGATGTCCTTGTTTCAGAACCGTATCAGAGAGCAAAATGCACATTTGGAGATGCTGCGTGAGAAAGCACATGACCTGGAAGTACAGCTTGAGTCTTCTCAAAAGAATGccaaagataaagaaaatacatttgcccaaatggaagagaatatGGAAGATACAATTCAACAGCTATGCGAAAGCacggaagaaaaagaacaagatgttAAAAGTCTCCAAGATCTAGTGGCATCAGAAAGGTTGTCTGTATTACAATGTGCCCTTTCTGTCCGGGActcagaaataagagaattgaaaaatgaaatagctttatgcaaaatgaaagaacaacaaCATGTTGAAGAACTGACAATCAGCCATGAGAAGGATATTTGCAGACAGTTGGAGAACTTgagggctgagctggagaagtgcCACAGAAGGGAAATTGCAGAAGCCAGGCAGgtatatgaagaagaaatggttttgaaatataAGAATGAACTTGAAGAGCTAAAAagagagctctgtgctctgaattCTGAAGAGCATGTTCAGACTTTGAATGGCATAATAATTGACTTAAATAAGAGTCTTCATGAGTCTGAAGTTAATAAAGAATCTTTGAGGAAGAGACTTGAGAACCAACAGGAAgactttgagagagaaaaatctgaaattgaaaCTAAATACAAGGGTTTGATTGATGGGCTTAAGTTGCAACTTTCtgatgcagaagagcagctcaagGAAGCTGAGCAATATAAACAAGTAAAACAGTCCTCACGTGGAAAGATTCAGAAACTGAATTATCTCGTCAAGGAATTAAATGAGAAGCAACTTTATGAGGCTAAAGCCACTACAGATGTAAGGCAAAAGCCTGATGAAGACAATGTCTCCAATAAAAAGGTAATGACTTTGAGGGAAAACCAGATTTTACCAGagatgagagcagaatttgatgCGATGTGGAATGAGCCACACCAGTTGACAGGTGAAGATGAGCTAGTTCATGAAGAACTAGAGTTCCAGTATGGCTTTGGAGTAGGCTCCTCAAGGGATCCATTAGCAGAAATCAAGAATTCAGAGGTCACAGAGAATAATGAAAACGGTGAAGGTGATGACTCTCTTAAAGTAATTGAGACAAAAATTGAGCAACAACAGGTTTATAGATATGACCCTGAATATCcagttatggttttggtttatggaTCACAGCAATACAGATCTGCTATTATAGCGcaacaaattgaaaaacactTAGCGATCCTAGAATGGGTTTTCCCATCGTATCAGCCTTCTGCATCTGTTACCACGCTCCAGGATTATATTGGGTCCCTATTGTTAAAAGCCAAAGAACGTGTCAGGTTGGTGTTTGGTGTTGatccttctgtatttgtactaCCTTGGAAAACTACTGATTTAATCCAAGAATGGTCATTATGTTCTATGACCTTTGCTCTTGCAGTTAATGGGGTACAATTGTCAACACATTATCCCTCTCATCCGCTGTTTCAAACAACCTCTATTATAATGAGAGGGCCtattgtgaaacaaaaacctataTCAAATGCACTTACTGTATTCACTGATGCCAGTGGACGTACTGGGAAATATGGCTTCGCATGGCAAGACAATCAAAATTGGAAACTAAAGATATGGACTGACACAGGACAATCAGTGCAAATCTTAGAACTACAAGCCATTGTTGAAACCTTAAATTGGTTTTCCTCACAAGCCTTAAATATTGTATCCGATTCAGCATATGCAGTCAGTGTAGTCAATCGTATTGACTGTGCAAAAATAGGTAAAATTGGAACATTGGAAATTGAAGAATTGGTAATTCGCCTAAAGGGTATAATTCAAGAACGTAAGGAGCCCATCTGGTGCTGCCACATGCGAAGTCATACCAACTTACCTGGTATCTTTTCCCAGGGTAATGCTGTAAGAAACGAGAGGACAGCAGACGGTGTCTTAATAAACTATTTGTGGAATCTAGCTAGggaacttttggaagaaaaacgaAATGAAGATATTAGGTCTGGCAGCACCTGTGGTTCTGATGGAACAGGGAAGTATGATGTCGCATAA